A part of Rhodamnia argentea isolate NSW1041297 chromosome 8, ASM2092103v1, whole genome shotgun sequence genomic DNA contains:
- the LOC115745406 gene encoding protein Hikeshi, which produces MFGVVFPNRSFPIDISTFAQIDTFHWVLDMNTFVGEAYDQVREMCIFLLNGFTLPPNKALAVYVQSPGSPFVYCGAVTLSRPSAVLPLPWPEPGDAGAGQPLQLTSPDAAPLSAKIGVSVEDVGALASLDVAAERRIERMAMRVGENLFNFMQSFCGLDGSKLVVPTDILDRWFKKFQERAKRDPEYLKGFAL; this is translated from the exons ATGTTCGGGGTCGTGTTCCCCAACCGGAGCTTCCCGATCGACATCTCCACCTTCGCCCAAATCGACACCTTCCACTGGGTCCTCGACATGAACACCTTCGTCG GCGAAGCCTACGACCAGGTCCGAGAGATGTGCATCTTCCTCCTCAACGGCTTCACCCTCCCGCCCAACAAGGCCCTCGCCGTCTACGTCCAGTCCCCCGGGTCCCCCTTCGTCTACTGCGGCGCCGTGACCCTGTCCCGCCCCTCCGCCGTCCTCCCCCTCCCGTGGCCGGAGCCGGGGGACGCGGGGGCGGGGCAGCCGCTGCAGCTGACGTCGCCGGACGCGGCGCCGCTGTCGGCGAAGATCGGGGTGTCGGTGGAGGACGTGGGGGCGCTGGCGTCGCTGGACGTGGCGGCGGAGAGGAGGATCGAGCGGATGGCGATGAGGGTCGGGGAGAACCTGTTCAACTTCATGCAGTCGTTCTGCGGCCTGGACGGGAGCAAGCTGGTGGTGCCGACGGACATACTGGACCGGTGGTTCAAGAAGTTCCAGGAGCGGGCCAAGCGCGACCCGGAGTACCTCAAGGGCTTCGCTTTGTAG